A region of Planococcus sp. MSAK28401 DNA encodes the following proteins:
- a CDS encoding alanine/glycine:cation symporter family protein — protein sequence MDAIFNGLTWIVDEGNNLLWTYILIGLLLGLGLYFTIRTRFVQVRLFGEMFRVITEKKDGTGGISAFQAFTISTASRVGTGNITGVALAIAIGGPGAVFWMWVVALIGMATAFIESTLAQVYKIRDGEQFRGGPAYYMEKALGTRKLGIIFAILLTLAFGFIFNSVQSNTIAQSVSDVLDIPNWVVGASLVVLSAIVIFGGVRRIARVTQIVVPVMAVIYLLVVAYISILNFTEIPAVFTLIVQNAFGLEEVVGGGIGAAIMQGIRRGLFSNEAGMGSVPNAAASANVSHPAKQGLVQSLGVFFDTIIICSATAFVIILADLYRTSEQEGILLTQTSLEMHLGAWAPYFLAIAITFFAFSSIVGNYYYGETNIEFINAHSLWLTAYRFGVLAMVMFGSIAQVQLVWNMADLFMGMMAVINLIVIALLGKIAFRVLDDYMGQRKAGKNPVFYAKNLPGLKNTECWGEEAHRHDE from the coding sequence ATGGATGCAATATTCAACGGGTTGACGTGGATCGTCGACGAAGGCAATAACTTATTATGGACATACATACTGATCGGGCTCTTGCTTGGTCTTGGTTTATACTTCACCATCCGCACTCGTTTCGTGCAAGTGCGCTTGTTTGGCGAAATGTTCCGCGTCATTACCGAAAAGAAAGACGGAACCGGCGGGATTTCCGCATTCCAGGCATTCACGATTTCGACTGCGTCCCGCGTCGGGACCGGCAATATCACCGGAGTTGCTTTGGCGATTGCCATCGGCGGGCCGGGCGCCGTTTTCTGGATGTGGGTCGTTGCCTTGATTGGCATGGCGACCGCTTTCATCGAAAGTACGCTTGCTCAAGTGTATAAGATCAGAGACGGTGAACAATTCCGTGGAGGCCCTGCGTATTATATGGAAAAGGCACTCGGCACACGGAAACTGGGCATCATTTTTGCTATTCTCTTAACACTGGCATTTGGCTTTATTTTCAATTCAGTGCAATCGAACACGATCGCACAATCGGTCAGCGATGTGCTGGACATCCCTAATTGGGTTGTCGGTGCTAGCTTAGTCGTTCTATCCGCGATTGTTATTTTTGGCGGTGTTCGCCGGATCGCGCGCGTCACGCAAATTGTCGTGCCGGTCATGGCGGTTATTTATTTACTTGTCGTAGCATACATATCCATACTCAATTTCACGGAAATCCCAGCAGTCTTTACCTTAATCGTCCAAAACGCATTTGGTTTAGAAGAAGTAGTCGGGGGCGGTATCGGTGCTGCGATCATGCAAGGGATTCGCCGCGGCTTGTTCTCGAACGAAGCCGGTATGGGATCTGTGCCGAACGCTGCAGCTTCTGCGAACGTATCGCATCCTGCAAAACAAGGCTTAGTCCAAAGCCTTGGCGTGTTCTTCGACACGATCATCATCTGTTCGGCAACTGCGTTCGTCATCATATTGGCGGACTTGTACCGCACAAGTGAACAGGAAGGTATTTTGCTAACCCAAACTTCACTTGAGATGCATCTCGGAGCATGGGCCCCGTATTTCCTGGCAATCGCCATCACGTTCTTCGCCTTCAGCTCGATCGTCGGGAACTATTATTACGGCGAGACGAATATCGAATTCATCAATGCGCATAGCCTATGGCTGACAGCTTACCGCTTCGGCGTATTGGCAATGGTCATGTTCGGGTCAATCGCACAAGTCCAGCTTGTCTGGAACATGGCAGACCTGTTCATGGGCATGATGGCCGTCATCAACTTGATTGTCATCGCTCTGCTCGGGAAGATCGCTTTCCGCGTTCTCGACGATTATATGGGACAAAGGAAAGCCGGCAAGAATCCGGTGTTCTATGCAAAAAATTTACCTGGCCTGAAAAACACGGAATGCTGGGGAGAAGAAGCACATCGTCACGACGAATAA
- a CDS encoding amidohydrolase yields the protein MEFKQQTETYFDHFHAHPEVSFKEVETTKKLAQIMDELGVEYRTFEDVTGLFAEIGEGEEVVAVRADIDALWQEVNGKVQANHSCGHDANMSMVLGALLRLKDESLNKRIRFIFQPAEEQGNGSLAMIERGALEDVTHLFGVHLRPQEELPFGKVTPALHHGSGIFLKGKIVGEDAHGARPHQGKNAIDVIAAIHQFVKTIYFSPFESYSAKLTNIQTGGESLNIIPGSATFALDVRSQSNDLMETMKVRLEEGIRAIAALHDVKIELKWDDYTPAAEVSHEAMEVAAQAIRNVLGEEAFAEPIQTTGADDFHFYTIKQPELKAAMVGIGADLTPGLHHPDMTFNREALDIGARVLAETLRLA from the coding sequence ATGGAATTTAAACAGCAGACCGAAACTTATTTTGATCATTTTCATGCGCATCCGGAAGTCAGCTTTAAAGAAGTTGAGACGACGAAAAAACTCGCGCAGATCATGGATGAGCTCGGGGTAGAGTACCGGACATTCGAGGATGTCACGGGCCTGTTCGCAGAAATTGGCGAAGGGGAAGAAGTAGTCGCCGTCCGTGCGGATATCGATGCCTTGTGGCAGGAAGTAAATGGCAAAGTGCAAGCCAACCATTCCTGCGGCCATGACGCCAATATGTCGATGGTCCTCGGAGCGCTCCTGCGTTTGAAAGACGAATCCTTGAACAAGCGCATCCGCTTTATTTTCCAGCCGGCTGAAGAGCAGGGCAACGGTTCGCTTGCGATGATCGAGCGGGGAGCTCTAGAGGACGTGACGCATTTGTTCGGCGTCCATTTGCGTCCGCAGGAAGAGCTGCCGTTCGGCAAAGTGACGCCTGCGCTGCATCACGGTTCTGGAATTTTCCTGAAAGGCAAGATCGTTGGGGAAGATGCACACGGTGCACGGCCGCATCAAGGAAAAAATGCCATCGACGTTATCGCGGCGATCCATCAATTCGTGAAAACGATTTATTTTTCGCCGTTTGAATCCTATTCAGCCAAGCTGACGAATATCCAGACCGGCGGGGAAAGCTTGAATATCATTCCGGGAAGTGCGACATTCGCGCTGGATGTGCGTTCGCAGTCCAATGACTTGATGGAAACGATGAAAGTCCGACTTGAAGAAGGCATACGTGCGATTGCCGCTCTTCACGATGTGAAAATCGAGTTGAAATGGGACGATTACACACCGGCAGCCGAAGTGTCGCATGAAGCAATGGAGGTAGCTGCCCAGGCGATTCGCAATGTGCTCGGAGAGGAAGCTTTCGCTGAACCGATCCAGACGACCGGCGCGGACGATTTCCATTTCTACACGATCAAACAGCCTGAGTTGAAAGCGGCGATGGTCGGAATCGGGGCCGATTTAACACCGGGCCTGCATCATCCGGACATGACATTTAACCGGGAAGCGCTCGACATTGGTGCACGCGTCTTGGCTGAGACTTTGCGCTTAGCGTAA
- a CDS encoding M20/M25/M40 family metallo-hydrolase, producing MTGLWGTPEQLRQLTEQLVGWESQGLTEGEVKFPERLKAKLMEMDYFHNHPELVSLGEVNWERRYLTALYKHEKASRTVVLLSHFDTVAVHEYGDLAPLAYQPAELEKAFQKIKSEFKPEMQADLASGDYLFGRGIMDMKSGLAIHMALIERASLENWPINIVLMSVPDEEVNSAGMRYGVSKLLDLERQYGLEYVLFLNGEPVFAKSPVDASQYIYTGSIGKIMPSALFYGKETHAGEPLAGMTSSYLSTYLTRKMEWNPAFSETVHGEETPLPVTLTQGDMKEEYSVQTPYRTKALYNVFTMERNAEDIMDIFEGLAKESAAECMKDYRALCEKVGMAPRVEEIRVLRYEELVEYAREKFGLDYLNQLIHDTLMDPERDVRDKSFHIADILLLNCQELTPSIVLLFAPPYYPAVNSSEDPFIEKCVAHVTHDALERFDLELEQVHFFNGISDLSYVNYEDTASGWISYEKNTPVYGSQYSIPFQAMQQLKAPVLNIGPFGKDPHKRTERLHIKNAFEEIPEIIASLILRIGESAD from the coding sequence ATGACGGGTTTATGGGGCACACCAGAACAATTGCGCCAGCTGACAGAGCAATTGGTCGGCTGGGAATCACAAGGATTGACAGAAGGGGAAGTAAAATTCCCGGAACGATTAAAAGCTAAATTAATGGAAATGGACTATTTCCATAACCATCCGGAACTCGTTTCCTTGGGCGAGGTCAATTGGGAGCGCCGTTATTTGACGGCTTTGTATAAGCACGAAAAAGCCTCACGCACCGTCGTGCTGCTCAGCCATTTCGATACCGTTGCTGTGCACGAATACGGAGATTTGGCACCGCTCGCGTACCAGCCGGCAGAACTGGAGAAAGCATTCCAAAAGATTAAAAGCGAATTCAAGCCGGAAATGCAGGCCGATCTCGCATCTGGCGATTATTTATTCGGCCGCGGCATCATGGACATGAAGTCGGGGCTTGCGATCCATATGGCGTTAATCGAGCGGGCCAGTTTGGAAAATTGGCCGATCAATATTGTGCTGATGTCGGTGCCGGATGAGGAAGTCAACTCGGCAGGCATGCGCTACGGCGTGTCGAAGCTGCTCGATCTCGAACGGCAATATGGCCTGGAATATGTACTGTTTTTGAACGGCGAGCCGGTGTTCGCGAAATCGCCTGTAGATGCATCGCAATACATCTACACCGGATCGATCGGGAAAATCATGCCGAGCGCCTTGTTTTACGGAAAAGAAACGCATGCGGGTGAGCCGCTTGCCGGCATGACTTCGAGCTATCTGTCGACGTATTTGACGCGGAAAATGGAGTGGAATCCGGCGTTTTCCGAGACCGTGCACGGGGAGGAAACACCGCTTCCGGTAACCCTGACGCAAGGGGATATGAAAGAAGAGTATTCGGTCCAGACGCCTTACCGGACAAAAGCACTCTATAATGTCTTCACGATGGAAAGAAATGCCGAAGACATCATGGATATTTTCGAGGGCTTGGCGAAGGAATCCGCTGCGGAATGCATGAAAGATTATCGTGCCTTGTGCGAAAAAGTCGGCATGGCACCCCGTGTAGAAGAAATCCGTGTCCTTCGTTATGAAGAACTTGTGGAGTATGCGAGAGAGAAATTCGGGCTTGATTACCTGAACCAATTGATTCACGATACCTTAATGGATCCGGAACGCGATGTTCGCGACAAATCATTCCATATAGCGGACATCTTGCTGCTCAATTGCCAGGAGTTGACGCCAAGCATCGTCTTATTGTTTGCGCCGCCCTATTACCCAGCGGTCAATTCAAGCGAAGACCCGTTCATCGAGAAATGTGTGGCACACGTCACGCATGATGCGCTCGAACGTTTTGATCTAGAGCTCGAGCAAGTACATTTCTTTAATGGCATTTCCGACCTCAGCTATGTCAATTACGAGGACACAGCGAGCGGCTGGATTAGCTACGAGAAAAACACGCCAGTGTACGGAAGCCAATACAGCATTCCGTTCCAAGCGATGCAACAACTCAAGGCGCCGGTCTTGAATATTGGCCCATTCGGCAAAGACCCGCATAAACGCACGGAACGGCTCCATATCAAAAATGCATTCGAGGAAATTCCGGAAATTATCGCAAGCTTGATTTTGCGTATTGGGGAAAGCGCGGATTGA
- a CDS encoding DMT family transporter — protein sequence MTPWKVYGILTSVMVVWGFNLAAVKYLLEFVDPVTLTAFRILLAGVTVLIILASLGMMRWPKRSDWKYILLGALLNVVAHHYFLSQGLAITSGTNAGLILGTGPMLTAVLVSLIMRIVPSRLQWLGVFIGFAGVAMTVMVGSDSASGLSLGDILVFISILAQVFSYIVIANAARSLDPRLLTGYMLVTGAVVLFIIALIQEPGEIAAFAAVPSSFWLAFFFSGMLGTAVGHMLYNYSIGQAGPTKAAIFMNLNTLFSLVAASLILGETITPGHLIGLVLIVIGVIFGSGAAEDLLRKRRKRLPI from the coding sequence TTGACTCCATGGAAAGTTTACGGCATCTTAACATCGGTGATGGTCGTGTGGGGATTCAACCTCGCAGCGGTCAAATATTTATTGGAATTTGTCGATCCGGTCACACTGACGGCGTTTCGGATCTTGCTGGCAGGTGTGACCGTGCTGATCATTTTGGCATCGCTCGGCATGATGCGCTGGCCAAAGCGCAGCGATTGGAAATACATATTGCTCGGAGCCCTGCTCAACGTAGTGGCGCATCATTATTTTCTGTCTCAAGGTTTGGCAATCACTTCCGGAACAAATGCCGGTTTGATTCTCGGGACTGGGCCGATGCTGACGGCAGTTCTCGTATCGCTAATCATGCGCATTGTGCCATCCCGACTGCAATGGCTTGGTGTGTTTATCGGTTTTGCCGGCGTCGCCATGACAGTGATGGTCGGAAGCGACTCGGCATCAGGCCTGAGCCTTGGAGATATATTGGTCTTCATCTCCATTTTGGCTCAAGTCTTCAGTTATATTGTTATAGCAAATGCAGCGCGTTCGCTGGATCCGCGCTTGTTGACGGGCTACATGCTCGTGACGGGAGCGGTCGTGTTGTTCATCATCGCGCTTATTCAGGAGCCGGGAGAAATCGCCGCATTCGCGGCAGTTCCATCGTCGTTCTGGCTGGCATTCTTCTTTTCTGGGATGCTCGGTACAGCGGTCGGTCATATGCTTTATAATTACTCGATCGGCCAGGCGGGACCGACGAAAGCGGCCATTTTCATGAATTTGAATACGCTGTTCTCGCTCGTGGCAGCAAGCCTCATTCTTGGTGAAACGATTACGCCAGGCCATTTGATCGGCCTCGTGCTTATTGTCATCGGCGTGATATTCGGATCAGGGGCAGCGGAGGATTTGCTTCGAAAACGCAGAAAACGGCTCCCCATATGA
- the panF gene encoding sodium/pantothenate symporter, translated as MNYSVLIPMIVFLIIIFFIGYWSSRKLAGSSNFISDYFLGGRELGGFVLAMTMVATYGSASSFLGGPGTAYTMGFGWVLLAMTQVVTGYFVLMILGKKYAIMARRYNAVTMIDFLKARYNSTAVVLLSALSIIIFLFSAMAAQWIGGARLIESLTGLSYQSALFLFAISVLVYVTIGGFRAVALTDAVQGAVMLIGTLILLIAVIISGGGISNIMQDLINENPNLVTPYGAEGNLSAAYVSSFWILVGVGVVGLPQIAVRAMSYKNARSMHRALIIGTIVTGFIMLNMHLIGVFARPILPGIDVGDKVIPLIALETLPPWVAGIVLAAPMAAIMSTVDSLLLLVSSSIVKDVYLNYVKPDASLKTIKRMSFGVTGILGVIVFLLALDPPDLLIFLNLFAFGGLEAAFIWPIVLGLYWKWGNKYGAVASMATGIISYIALHFYNIENGNLFGVHTVTLPVVFSFLAFIAFSLLINRQAYDYNAILYRNEKQA; from the coding sequence ATGAACTATTCAGTCCTCATTCCCATGATCGTCTTTTTAATCATCATCTTTTTCATCGGCTATTGGTCGAGCAGAAAACTGGCCGGCTCTTCGAACTTCATCAGTGATTATTTCCTCGGGGGTCGTGAGCTTGGCGGTTTTGTCCTGGCGATGACCATGGTCGCGACATACGGCAGCGCCTCAAGTTTTCTCGGGGGGCCAGGGACCGCCTATACGATGGGCTTTGGCTGGGTGCTGCTGGCGATGACACAAGTGGTCACCGGTTATTTTGTCCTGATGATTCTCGGGAAAAAATACGCCATCATGGCCCGCCGCTATAACGCGGTGACGATGATCGATTTTCTCAAAGCCCGTTACAATAGCACAGCCGTCGTTTTGTTATCGGCGCTTAGCATCATCATCTTCCTGTTTTCCGCGATGGCGGCCCAGTGGATCGGCGGCGCGCGGCTCATCGAGTCTTTAACAGGACTCAGCTATCAATCGGCATTGTTCTTGTTTGCCATCAGCGTTCTCGTTTACGTGACGATCGGCGGCTTCCGGGCTGTCGCCTTGACCGATGCGGTGCAAGGAGCGGTCATGCTCATCGGCACGCTGATCCTGCTGATCGCCGTCATCATTTCAGGTGGCGGGATCTCGAACATCATGCAGGATTTGATCAATGAAAACCCGAATTTGGTTACGCCGTACGGAGCGGAAGGCAATCTTAGCGCCGCGTACGTGTCTTCGTTCTGGATTCTTGTCGGTGTCGGCGTCGTCGGCTTGCCGCAAATCGCGGTGCGCGCAATGTCTTATAAAAACGCTCGCTCGATGCACCGCGCGCTCATTATCGGTACCATCGTCACCGGCTTCATCATGCTCAATATGCATTTGATCGGCGTGTTTGCCCGTCCAATCCTTCCAGGCATCGATGTCGGGGACAAAGTCATTCCACTTATTGCGCTGGAGACTTTGCCGCCATGGGTTGCGGGCATCGTCCTGGCAGCTCCGATGGCCGCCATCATGTCGACGGTCGATTCGCTGCTATTGCTCGTCAGCTCATCTATTGTCAAAGACGTCTATTTAAATTACGTCAAACCGGATGCAAGCCTTAAGACCATCAAACGTATGTCGTTCGGGGTTACGGGGATTCTTGGTGTGATTGTCTTCTTGCTGGCGCTTGATCCGCCTGATTTACTGATTTTCTTGAATTTATTTGCGTTCGGCGGATTGGAAGCGGCGTTCATCTGGCCGATCGTTCTTGGGCTGTATTGGAAATGGGGCAATAAATACGGGGCTGTTGCGAGTATGGCGACAGGGATCATCAGCTATATCGCCTTGCATTTCTACAACATCGAAAACGGCAATTTGTTCGGTGTCCATACCGTCACGTTGCCGGTCGTCTTCTCGTTTCTCGCCTTTATCGCATTCAGCCTGCTGATCAACCGGCAGGCGTATGATTACAATGCCATTCTATACAGAAACGAAAAACAAGCGTAA
- a CDS encoding YhdT family protein, translating to MKETDWRFRVAHREAWIGLGLALFNFVWWFAFAYGLGSRPVEEYTYIFGLPDWFFYSCIVGFLVMVVLVTVVVKFFFVDVPFDEEQEESR from the coding sequence ATGAAAGAAACAGATTGGCGCTTCCGCGTCGCGCACCGGGAAGCCTGGATTGGCCTCGGCCTTGCGCTCTTCAACTTCGTCTGGTGGTTCGCTTTCGCCTATGGGCTTGGCAGTCGGCCAGTCGAAGAATACACGTACATATTCGGCTTGCCCGATTGGTTTTTCTACAGCTGCATCGTCGGCTTCTTGGTCATGGTCGTGCTCGTTACGGTCGTCGTTAAGTTTTTCTTTGTCGATGTGCCATTTGATGAAGAACAGGAGGAAAGCCGATGA
- a CDS encoding efflux RND transporter periplasmic adaptor subunit, translating to MNRFFFIGLSIAIVAFLTSNFLLLFGEKSIISKQLYVSEYEQAYTHTYTENLPKEALTAPQDTMEIYVQDDEALEQWLVKEGDAVTAGAELARLNESESEDQRAIWQSEQSALQTERSEVQSTLQELTQARASQDSSVSEDSNNSSSYPGLGEDMEQELRMDVNVSVGVEVPEDGSYASGIAQAQQRLAAIDSELAVVEAQLAQSQENPALISPVEGTVASINRDTAPLSIEIYNNEREFVTYLLEDEWHEVEQADRVFIQAPGIEGAIPGTVRSVSEIPAEESKWFEAYRNLGRIEQNNPIAFYEVRIAPETPLQDTMPYGSNVNAEITLNEAQDAIALRDGWVYDDDDTTGTAYTLNIDGRPNTVPVEIAFTQQGRVVLASGMEAGDITINEEQLHDYPGRPKLFMPFPSRTPDFNYAKNTEWRAYIEYSLAR from the coding sequence ATGAACCGCTTTTTCTTTATCGGCTTATCCATTGCCATCGTTGCTTTTTTGACCTCGAACTTCCTGTTGCTGTTCGGTGAGAAGAGCATCATTTCAAAACAATTGTATGTCAGCGAATATGAACAGGCGTATACCCATACATACACCGAAAATTTGCCGAAAGAAGCTTTGACGGCGCCGCAGGATACGATGGAAATCTACGTCCAGGACGATGAAGCGCTTGAGCAATGGCTCGTCAAAGAAGGCGATGCCGTAACGGCAGGCGCTGAACTGGCACGCTTGAACGAAAGCGAGTCGGAAGACCAACGAGCGATTTGGCAATCGGAACAAAGTGCGCTTCAAACAGAACGCAGTGAAGTTCAGTCGACATTGCAGGAATTGACGCAGGCGCGTGCCTCGCAAGACAGCAGCGTATCCGAAGACTCCAACAATAGCTCCAGTTATCCAGGGCTTGGCGAAGACATGGAACAGGAATTGCGCATGGACGTCAACGTGTCGGTTGGCGTGGAAGTGCCTGAAGATGGCTCGTATGCTTCAGGCATCGCGCAAGCCCAGCAACGTCTAGCGGCCATTGATTCTGAACTTGCGGTCGTAGAAGCGCAACTCGCCCAAAGCCAGGAAAACCCGGCGCTCATCAGCCCGGTCGAGGGGACGGTCGCGAGCATCAACCGTGACACCGCTCCGCTCAGCATCGAGATTTACAATAATGAACGTGAATTCGTGACGTATTTATTGGAAGACGAATGGCACGAAGTGGAACAAGCCGACCGCGTATTTATCCAGGCGCCAGGCATTGAAGGCGCGATTCCTGGAACGGTCCGCAGCGTTTCTGAAATTCCGGCGGAAGAATCCAAGTGGTTCGAAGCGTACCGGAATCTCGGCCGCATCGAACAAAACAACCCGATCGCCTTTTACGAAGTGCGCATCGCCCCTGAAACACCTTTGCAGGACACGATGCCTTATGGCAGCAACGTCAACGCAGAAATCACGTTGAACGAAGCGCAAGATGCGATTGCTTTGCGCGACGGCTGGGTTTACGATGACGACGACACGACGGGTACTGCCTATACCTTGAACATCGACGGCCGCCCGAATACCGTTCCTGTCGAAATCGCCTTCACCCAACAAGGCCGTGTCGTTCTCGCAAGCGGCATGGAAGCAGGGGACATCACCATCAATGAAGAACAGCTTCACGATTATCCGGGACGGCCCAAGCTCTTCATGCCGTTCCCGAGCCGCACACCGGACTTTAACTATGCGAAGAACACAGAATGGCGCGCTTATATCGAATATTCATTGGCACGCTAA